Within Mauremys mutica isolate MM-2020 ecotype Southern chromosome 24, ASM2049712v1, whole genome shotgun sequence, the genomic segment GGCTAAAATGCCCGAAAATTAAATGAACCATTTCATTCCAGGTTGAATAAAATGTTCCATTTGACCCCAAAACAAAACTGTTTCGACTTTTTCAATTTGCTAAAAATTGAGAAAAAAGTTTGGTTTCGATTCGACAGGAATCAACCTTTTTTCTAATATTTCAAAACctccagcaaactgaaaaatccgcTCCGCTGCCAACAACGCCAAAACTCCAGTGCTGCCAAATAGTGAAGCGGATTCTTTCAACGCTTGCTGAAAAGTATCCTGAATAATATTGTCATACGTGGGAATTTTCATCTATAGATCTCCAAGAGCTTTACACAGAAGGGTcagtattattatcctcattttacagatggggaaagggcAGGGCCGAGAGCTTAAATGACTGGACGTGTTGTGTAACCTTaggcaagtcagtggcagagtcagaaatgGACCCCAGGAGTTCTAGCTCGTACTTTGTAGCTGTGCCGCTGTCGAGCCATAATGTAGACAATTCCTACATCGATGGAAGGGCTATTTGCTGtcaatgtagttaatccatctctctcAAAGGCGGTAGCCAGGTCAGTGGACGAATTCTTCCATCAACGTACCTGCATCGACAGAGTTAGGTTGATTTATACATGTAGCTCAGGGCAAAAAATTTTCACAGCCCTGTGCAAGGAAGCTAATTTTTaagtgcagacctggccttagCTTTATGTGCTGTCCTCTGGAAGATGCAGCCAGAGAGATAACAAAGGGAACGGCTTGCTGCACTGAGACTGAACAAATGAAAGCACTTCTTAAATACTATTGCAAATTAGGACCAGGTTCTCTCCCGCTCTGAAACCtttgcccagggccggctctaacttttttgctgccccaaaaaagaagagcgccgcgCCGCCCGAAGCCCCGGCCCCCCGAGTGCCACGCCGCCCAAAGCCCCACCTCCCCGAACGCTGTGCCACCGAAACACGCCCCCCCCTCTGAGCGCCACCTGgcggaaacaaaaacaaaagaaaaaaccctccagcgctgccctgatgaaccaaaaaaaaccccaacaaccgagcgccgccctgccccaaggtgccgccccaagcatgtgcttggtcggctggtgcctggagccggccctgcctttgcCCAATGGGCCTAGTGAGGTCCATGTGACTAAAGCCAACAGGGAGGGCTACCATATGGGCAGCCTTGTTTCTCTTTATACCCAGCTCTCGAAGTTGCAAAGTTAAtagcaaaataaaatgaatgcAGCATCCCGTTGCTGTTGATTAGACAGAGACAGAAGTGAAAGAAAATAACTGGACAGAAATCAATACAatcctcactttattttcaccTTGTCTTAAGTATGTAACAGCATCACAGCTGGCTTtaggttgtttaaaaaaatatttcatactGCATTTTACTCAATGTTCAGAATAAATGGTAAAATGTAATAAATGTAAACTGCACTGGCACCATTTTTGctcaataaataaaaaaaaagaaagaaagaaagaatgcttTATGTAGACTGCACACTACAGTATCTAAATAAATAACATAAGTTACTTTGAATAAATAGAGATCATCTCACATACAGATGCATTGCATCAACTTCTTGCAGTTGGTCATTCGAGCCAACAATGCGGGAATGGAAGTGACTGAACAGATGAAATTGACCAGCACTGAAGAATGGACCGTGGTTACTAGGAAGAACCCTGTAAAATAACTTGATCCTGTGTAATTTACAAAAAGAGAAATGAAATATTGTTTCCCATTCCCATTGTGTTTCTTTCAATTAATTTGAAACTACTCTCCTCTTTGAAATGGGGACTATGCCATAACCGTATTCCTTGCTCAACCAATATTGAAAGTATTCAGTAACCCTGTTTAttaagaaaacagattttttttcctccctaaaaATAATTTGTCTTCATAAATTAGGCAAACCGATTTAACACAAAGTTTCTGGAACTATTTAAGTAAGGAATGGCCCGTTTGCCAATGGTTTCACTCAAATGAAAACAATGAAATTGGGCTGCTGCTCACACATACATCAATACAAATCAGAAGTGACTCCAATGCAGCCAGTGGAGTTGCAACTGGTCTAAATGACAGAAGGATCAGTCTCCTAAACACCTCTGTACTTCACAATCCTTCTTGCACTGGCCAATGCTATGGATATATAGTAAAAACACAATGAATTGTGCTTGTAGCTCATTAGCAGACAGAAGAGGGTAAAATAATCTACCACCTCTCATGGCTTGATCACAActgccagaattttttttttaaatgcgtCGTGTCTGGAAAACTTGTCATTTTTCAAACGCTATGAAATATCTTTGCCCTTTATTGGTGGGTATATTTAAAGCTAATGGCCGATCTGCAGCATACAGATATGCAAgttgcagaggaaaaaaaaaccataacAGATGTTATTGTTATTAACAATAAATAATTCATGGGATGGTGAAGAAAGAGCCAGGCGGCAGATTTGGATGTCGCTTTCACGTAGAGGATTTTCCATCCTTTCGCCCTTTCTGCATTTTAGACATTCTTTGGGAGGCGTAAAATCTCTTACTGCAGCCGAGAAGGAGATGCAGAAGCATTTGTCAAATAATAGAGAGAGAGCCtattaaaaacagatttcagtGAATAAGCAATGGAGGAGCACCCAGAATGTGACCGATTGAGCAACATTATTACATAACACAAACAGAGGGACTTACAGTTCCTCTGTGTAATGGCCCCAAATACAGCCCTGGAcaggacacacacacatcaaAATCCTTTGGCGAGAGGGAGGGAGCTTGGCATTCGGAAACCCAAACGTTAACACTCACATTCAAACAAGAAATCAAACCAAACCAATTCAGCCGGCCACATTTGTGGTACAGCACCGCAGAGATCAGGCATTCGAGTGCCCTCTGCTGTGCTACTGAATCATTTCCTTGGTACGTCACTAATAATGGGGCTCTGATTTTTGGAAAGGAGTTTTACTAACCGACGCCCTGCCTGCAAACGCCAGGCAGAATCACCTTGGGCTGGAGCAGGTTGGTAGCCAGAATGACACGGCAGTCAGCAAGGCTTTCAACGGCTTTATTGGGCATTCAGGTAGATCAGAACATTTTCATCAGCTTGAAGATGAGAAAAAGCAGGCTCAGCCGTCGGCTGGAAAACCGAGGCGAACAGGGCAGCTGTAGCGCTGAGTTAATGGATGGCCTCAACACTCCATATAATGAAACTTCAGTTTCCCTTGGCAACCCCTCCTGTCACAACAATTCGGTGCCGGCCAATCCagacagatctcaaagcacttcacgaACCCATCGTACAAACggtggccaaattctgccctgggaCACATACAAGTGACATGCAGGTATCTGAGGATGGGACTTGGCCCAAGGAGtcactcccactccaccccccaaaaatgcagcctcctctgggaTGCAACACACCAGCTGTTTAGCAACACCACAGACAGGAAATGGCTACAGCTCTTATCCTGAAGATACTGAGATCGGCTCAGGAGAAGTCATTCCACAGTCCCTCCTTCTGGGACATCTTTGCGACAACAGTGCTGAGATCTGACCATTTCTCTCCAGGGCTCGCTCCTGTTTCCATGCCTCTCACTACAGCTGCAAGTCTCCCACCTGTCTATTCATCACGTCCTCTTCTAGAGTGATGTGATAGCTGCCACCTTGGCTGGCACCCTGGGGACTGAAGCAGGGAACCTCAGAGGCTAAAAGCACAAGCTGCTAAAATTCCCTACCCCAGTACGTCAACCCACAGAATCCCTGTTCCCTGTCTGCTGCATTCTGGCCCCAGCCACCGATCAGCTTTTCTTTCTAAACCGGAGACTCTGCAAACGAAACCAGGTTCACTTttagagtggagtgggctgggaaCCAAATGTTCAAGAGGCCATTTGCTCTTCTTCAGTTTTTTTAGAAGTCAGAAGAGCGCGTCTCTCATCTCTTGAAAATAGAACATCCCGTGATCCCAGCTCCCAAGCTGAATGCTATTGCATCTGCTAGCCAGGCCCATGGCCTGAGGCGGTATGAAGGGATTTTTTTCATTCAGAACTGTTGCTGTGACACAAGCCATGCTCGGAAAGAATAATTGAAATAGCAATTGTGTAGGCAGTGCTGGTCAGACTGTTTGCTGGGAATAAATCCATTGAATATTTGTCAGCTTTCGCCCccccttttccccttccccacaatGAATCAATCCAGATTTCTGCACCTGCATTCATTACTTACAAGCCTTTACCTTTCACAGTACTTAGCTCTGTAATTGATCGAGCACCCACTGAATCCATGGGAAAATTCCCATTGTTCACAAGCGAATGCAGGGTGGTGCATGAAGAAGAGACATTCCCCAACCAAACCCTTGTTCCTACCAATAGCCAGGACTAGCAGATGTAACAGGAAGGGGATAAGAACAAAGGAAAACAAGGAGCTATTTGGGTTCTGAACGACTGCACCCAAACACTATGGCCACCTCTCATATTGCATCAATTCTTCCATTCCCTGACATCTTTCATGATGGCTTATTTTTCTGCATGCCTAAAGGAACTGAAAACCATGAAGAAATTAGCATTGATCTTCCCTAGGGCTCTGCCACGGACCACATGGATTACCGAAGTGCTTTCTTGTCTCCAAAAGTGACATTCAGTTTACGCACACATGGAATCTCTTGACTGATGCTAGCAGATCACATTTCCTCCGGATGTAAATATCACCCTACACTGATTCTGACCAAGGGCTAATCTTCGTCACACTTGTCTACAGTGAATAGTCATAAAAAAATCACACGTGTCTTTGATTTATCTATCACCTCGGTGACATTCTGATCTGATTTATACCTCGGGCAATTCTCCATGAAGCCAGtaaactggattctccagtcaCTAATGCCAATTTCGCACTGATGCAACTCCTCTGACTTCAACACAGTTACTCTTGTGAATGGAGAATCTTAGCTCCTTGGAGTTGCATAAGGAGGTGGCGGGAGCTGGCATAAGTCATCACAGAATTTGGCACatcaaataaaatgaaaagcaaaGGCCCGAGACACAGGTGGAATGGATTCAAGGGACCAATTCGCCTCCCATGTACCACAGTGCAAATCAGCAGCAATCCCACTAAACAACAGACTTGCAGTGGAGTAAAAAAATGGTGTAAGTGACCGTAGAATCAATCCCAAATAGGGGAATTCCACCACACAGCCTCAGGCTGAATTCTCGTGCGCAGCCTGCATTAGGAGGTGGAACGTCTTGTGCTATGTTCGCTGTATTTtttagaaaatatacacattGGCTTTTGTCACTTCTGAACTAGCAGGAGCCTGGGTTAGCCAAACTTGCTGCTGAAGAGACTTTAAGTACACCATGTTCGCATTCCCAGTAGGGCATTAGACATGGTTTGTAAAGCTGGGTATATGGGAACCCGGCAGAAGCAAAGCATTGCGGTAAACAGCTGCCGTTTGCAAACTGACCGGCGGTTTCCCATGTGTGTACAAAGCCAACAGATGGACTCtattcccctctcctcctgccaGTTTCTACATCTGGGCTCCTCTTTCAAAGGTGAGGGTAAAGATTAGGATTCCAGAGCCCAGCAGCCTGCTTTTATATGGAAGCAGGGTGCAAGTGAGTCAAAGCCTGCTGAATGATGATGTTTATATTGCTTTGATACATCTTGGCTCCGTTCAGCTAAGAGCAGCTTTTGGATCCAATGCAAAAAAGCCTGATCTTTGGCAGGGGTCAGAAATCTATGCTATTCACGCGCCACGTTACATTTTGCATGTCTTGCAGGAGATACGCACAAGAAGTACGTGGGTTCCCATTCACATTATAGGCCGGGATTTTCAAAGTCAGGCTCCCAACTCCCCCTTGACATTTTTTTttggagttgggtgcctaactccctttgtctcctttgcaaatcccagccgcagctgctCATTATCTATGCGAACAGGAAGGAAGAAACACGTTTTCCCCTGACTGCTGTGAAAAAGAAACAAGAGGGACAGATTCCGACCTCCGCCACTTTCACGTGGGGCGTCTTCCGATTTATATCGGTTGTAGCTGGGATCAGAGCCTGGCCCACAGTTGGGCAAAAGACGGGGACGTCAATAACAATCAGAGAATTCCAGGCCTGTTAATTTTCCATTGCCTTGGTGAATGCCCAGGACATGACACCAATATTCGCCTTCTGTTTACCATTTGCATTAGCTGGGAAAGGAGCCAGGAGGAGAAAACCAGCTACTCCACGCGACAAATATAGCCTGTTCAGAGACTGCAAAAGTCTGGAGTCTCATTTATTTCCCCACATAGTAAACAACACTGACCCGGCTGTAAACGCTAACCATAGACAGAAAGGGCCTGGTTCTTCTCTCACCCATGATACAAGCGACTCTAcgctagtgaagtcaatgggaagcaCTTGTGTACGTGCCGTGGGAAGAACGGGGCCTGGGTTCTTTGGAGACAAGGAACTGACGAAGCAGCAGACCAGCACACACAGCTCACCACCCTCTCGTACATTCAGCCAACTGGGTGGGAAGTGCTAAATCCGAGTCCTTCTAGGGTTCGGGCTCAGGTGATTGCGCTGAGTGTTTCCTGTTGCATTCAAAGGCTGCTGTAAGTTGGGTTCTTAAGATTCCTATGGATTTCAGCCCCATCTTATCTGTAGAGGTGCAAGCtctagggtggccaggtgcctggttttcgactggaaagtccggtcgaaaaggggacctgagaGTGTTCGGTCAGATCTATTGACTGGACACTCAAAGTCCAGTTACTGGGAGTAGGGGAGGCGGGGATGCGCCGAGTCATcacccactccagctcctactcAGCCGGGCCCGCCTCCTACCTGTGttgggcagcagcagctcccaggcctggctctgcaggTGAGTCCCGCCTGacacaggtgggggggggggattggaggggaaaagcagcaagcaacaggggggagggggaagaggaggggcaggggtggggccttggggggaacgggcggggcaggggagctgCCGGCACGCCTGCTGGAGtgtctggtttttaaatattacgaAGTTGGCAACCTGACATGCGGCTCCTGATGGACTTGTTGATTTCAACTGCTTCTGGATTGGGATCTGGCCCTTCTGATCTGCCACTGAACTTCTGTTACAGCTCCAGCTAGGATGTTATTGCTGATATGTATCCGAATTTTATCGCTCTGGTCTTCCACTGTATCACCACCCAATGCATGCCTAGCCCTCAGACTAAAACGCCATCCTATGGAAACACCCATCTCTCATCCTCCAGAGTGTTTCTAAACCATTTTACACTGAGGACAACCTGGTCATGTGAGCCGACAACAGCAACGGTGGAGGAAATGGAGAGTTGATCCAGTTACCGTAGGTTGGCATGAGCCTTAACACAAAAAGCTGATGAGAGGGAAGATGGGAAAGAGATCGTTCCAGTGAGCGGGCAAACAAGAGGTGACTAGAATGGATCTGAAGGCCTACACCAGCTCTTGTGAGATGGGAGGCTTTCTGCTGATCTCAGCGGGAATCGGATCAGGCCCTAAGGGGGGTGGAAACACCAAACGTTTGTCCATTAAAAAGCCACATTTGAAGTAAAGTTGTGTATAAATGCTAGGGAACTCCTTTTCCTTTCACAGGACGGCccaggctggagcagccccccCAGTTTTTTGCACAGCCAAGTGGAAGGCTGGGTTCAACAGTCACCCCAGTCTTTGGGAAAACAGAGCCCGCGCCTGGTATTTTCAAAGGCGTTTGATGCCCAAATCCCAATCAAAATGAACGGGAAGCCCCAAGGCAGCGTCAACACTCAGCCTTACTGGCTAATGATTCCCACTGCACGGAACTCAATggaatttgggtgcctaactcccttaggcatggcctacacacagattttgtactggtataactatttgGGTTAGGAGTGTGATTTTTGACCAGTACAGTTATACCAGTAGagctcctagtgtggacacagttatactagGATAAAAGTTGCTTTATAGTTTATTCTCCTTCCCTATACTAATATGagcacctttataccaatataagcaTGTCCACACTAGGGAAGTTGGACCGTTTTAATTACACCAGTATAGTCAAAGCGATATGACCTTgaagtgtagacgaggccttagGCTCCTTTGCAAACCCAagtcttaggccaggtctacgctacacacttacttcagtataacttcattgctcagggatgtgaaaaatccacggtCCTGAGCAACGGAATTATACTGACAACCTCCCCGTGTAGCCAGACATTGCTACtgcctctcgcggaggtggaaTTATTAAGAACTCTCTGCCGTCAGCTTAGAGTGTCTTCACTGGACGCgcgacagcagcacagctgcaagtTTGTAGCATAGACCTACCCTCCGTGTCTAATGAAGTGTGCAGACCCTGCTGGAGCATAGGCGCCAGTAACTCTATTACAGCAGTGTCCCTGAAAAGCTAGTCCAAGGAGAGGCATGATGGTTTATTTCAGCAGGACAGCAGGCCTGCCAGATGGAAAGCAAAGGAGGTGCTCAAAGCAGTAGAAACACGGGAAATTCCTTCTCAACGATCACACTTCCTGACTACCTGAATGTCAATATGCCTGATGCGGAACATGGAGATTTTCAAGGCTGCCTAGGAGATCAGAACACCcagttcccattaaaattaagGCAGTTTTGAAATTCTCATCACCCCCATGCCCCACGCCAAGCCTCTTCCTCGCCCTCTCTCTGGTTAAACCCACCAACCGGACAGGTATGTTAAGATCACTCTCCTGGCCCAGGTCAATAGAATGGCTGGGGTCGGGGGAGGAAAGCATCCAACAATTGTTCATTGACCTCACTAGAACGTTGGCGTAACAGCTGTGAAGGAATGATACTATTCCGTATGTCTGCGATTGCCATCAATATTTATATCTCTATCTCTCTATATATTCCTGTATATTTACAGAGCATGAATATACTGCATGTCTACAATAAAATAAGGGTAAGATATGATCTTAGGATATAAAAGAATATTTCTTGACCGTTCAATCATTTATCCACACCCAAAAAGGTTCCATCCACGTGAACTCGGTGCCCTGGTGCAATTCTCTTTAGGCCGCAATCCGTCTCGGAGGGGCGCCTCTGAGAAGAGGCCTCAGTTTTCGTAGGACTAGGAATGTGGATGCCAATCTGACTCCTCCTTTCCGACTGGATCGCAGTTTCGGAGCTGGCCGTCCAATTGCATCCAAAGACAAGGACGAGTGGCACCTTTTGGATCTGAAATACTTGGCCGGCAAAGCTTTCCTGCTAAATCCCTTTGTGCGagcaataaaataaaagcacacgTGGATGCCAGGCTGGCGTGACGGATGCCGGCATCCCTGAGGAAATCAGCAGGTGTTTCCTCCTTCTTCTCcattccccagctcctccttctTAGAGCATCCCAACGCTCAGGGGCACCGGGCCAGTGGGGGGAGCGCGGAGACACCTGTCGAAGTGTCGAAAGGCTCCTCGATTTCTCTCAAAGCACAACCCGGCATCAAGAGTTTCCCTGTTGCCCCTAGAGTCCAACCACAGAACTGAGGTAGACTTGGAAACAGTTGCCTTCTTGACTCTCTGAGCCTGGGTCCCCTCTTAGTTCCGTTCGCTCTCGGAGCGCAGCAATATCCCTTTAGGCCCTCGCGCTCTTGGCTTTTGGGGCGCTGCCTTACCGACATCAACCTTCCCAGGTTCCCTTTCCCCGCTTCACACGCAGCCACATTCCTTGGCCGACAGCTCGTTGACGGTGTAGTAGCGGTTGTAAGTGTCCAGGAAGGAGACGTCGTCGTCGTACGCGAGAGGCCTGCAGCAAGGCCGGgctctgaccttctcctttttgATCTTCTTCTTGAGCCTCATGTTCTTCAGGGAGAGGTCGTAGTTCCTGACGGCCGTCTCGCACGTGCCGCTGCAGTAGCGGAACAGCACGGTCTCGTCTGACTCATAGCCCAGGCCCAGCTCGCTGACGCTCACCTCCAGCTCCTTCAGGGCACAGGGTTTGTGACGGGCCCGGGCTCGCTTCATGCGGTTCCCAGGCTTGGGGAAGAGCGGCAGCTCATGCCCCCCGGAGTTCATGGACTGGCTGTACCTCTCGACCAGCGTGGAGATCAGCTGTCGGATTTCCCCCTCCGTGTAGCTTTCAAACAAGGTACTGTCTGCAACAGAACAGGGACAGGGGTTAGCGAGCCAGGCCGCGGGGAACAGCAAGCACAAGCCCCGGGAGCTAGCCACCCAGATCTCAATGGAATCTGGCCATccaactcctttgaaaatcccagccccgAATATTTCTACGGACTGCGGGTAAACTTTCCAAAAATGCTTAAGCGACTTAGAAAGCTAAGTCCCATTTACTTACAATGggatttaagctcctaaatcacataggtTCCCCCCTCCTTCACGTCCGCAGGCTGAATGCACAAGCAGGAAAGAGCCTGTAAAAGGGACAGGAGGGAGTGATTAGGAAATCAAAGCTCCAATCATTTGCGAAGCCCCTCTGCAATGCCGACTACATGCTACACAAATCTAATCTTCCATTCAAGACACCGAATTACCTG encodes:
- the NRTN gene encoding neurturin isoform X2, translated to MLNGSRKYSPFPSSPSRSASSSALPVGQRRSPRALEHRDPLISQYSTLFESYTEGEIRQLISTLVERYSQSMNSGGHELPLFPKPGNRMKRARARHKPCALKELEVSVSELGLGYESDETVLFRYCSGTCETAVRNYDLSLKNMRLKKKIKKEKVRARPCCRPLAYDDDVSFLDTYNRYYTVNELSAKECGCV
- the NRTN gene encoding neurturin isoform X1, translated to MKVWKFAAIASMLLSSMLSILVCRDMLNGSRKYSPFPSSPSRSASSSALPVGQRRSPRALEHRDPLISQYSTLFESYTEGEIRQLISTLVERYSQSMNSGGHELPLFPKPGNRMKRARARHKPCALKELEVSVSELGLGYESDETVLFRYCSGTCETAVRNYDLSLKNMRLKKKIKKEKVRARPCCRPLAYDDDVSFLDTYNRYYTVNELSAKECGCV